The genome window TACAACTCCTATTACTCTACGTTTTTTCTCATTTTTCTCATTTTTATTTACAACCATAGAAAATGATAAGCAATATCCAGCATTACCAGTATATCCAGTTTTTATACCATCTACTTCTGGTATAATTCTTAATAATGCATTTGTATTGCTTTTTTCAAAGCTTCTATCTGAATTCGTATATGTCTCCATATCAGTTATAGCTGTTACTTGTTTTTCATAATGGTCAAACATGTATTTTCCAAGAATAGCTATATCTTTTGCAGTAGATATATTTTCTTTTGCTGGTTTTTTTGGATTACTTAAATCGTATATTGGAAGACCATTTGGATTTAGAAAATGCGTATTAGTCATTCCTATTTCTTTTGCTTTTTTATTCATTCTATCCACAAATGCTTCCTTCGATTTACAAATATGTTTTGCTATAGCAATTGCCGCATCATTTCCTGATACAATCATAAGACCTCTCATAAGTTCTATAAGTGGCACTTCTTCACCATCTTTAAGTTTATAACTCGACCCTTTTACTGATGCAATAGATTTGTCTATTTTTATTTTATCAGTTTCTTTTACTTCTTTATTTTCAATAGCTTCTATTGCAAGTAAAAAAGTCATCATCTTACTTAAGCTAGCTAATGGTACTTTCATATCAGGTTCTTTACTATATAAAACTCTACCTGTTTCTTGGTCTATAAGTATAGATGTTTTTGAATATTTGTCTACAGATTTTTCATCTGCATATGAATAATTTGGTATTATAAAAACTAGAATCATGGCTAATGCTATAATTTTTTTTAGTGCATTTTTCAAATTTTTCACCTTCTTGGATTATTAAGTATATTTATATTTAAATTTTCCCTATTTAGTCCAATTTATATCTAGTAATTAATACCTATCCATATTTACACAGATATTATTTTAGCATTCTCTTAATAATCACAGATGCCCAAATCGCTCCTATTGTAACTCCAAAAAATACTTCTACTCCTACTAAAACTTTACCAATCAAACCTGTAGCAACCATATCTCCATATCCTACTGTACTAAATGTAGCCATACTAAAATACCATAAGTCTATATACATTTTTAAAATTTCACTCAATGAGTAATCAGATATGTTATTTATATTTAAAGCTACAAGTGTACTATTTGAACTTTCTATATCTACAAATAGGTATAGTAAAGCAAAAATGCTTATTATAGCTATAATAATAAATAATATCTTCCATGGTTTTTCTCCATAGCCTGTAGTATAGCGTGCTATTTGATCAAAAAATTTTTCAACTAAATAATCACTGAATGTAGGATATTCAGAGCGTTTCATTATTTTACTGCTATAAATCCTTTCCTTATAATAATAATGTCCTATCCTCTCGTATTCTCCAATTTTTGTTGCTTGGTTTCTAGCTATCCTGTAATTTATTTTTCCATGTTTATACTCACCTTTTTCGTAGTCTACATTTTTCAGCACAAATTTTGTACACATACTAAAAATTATTCCATCCATTCGTGGAAAATTTTCTACTTTATTTACCACTAAATCAGGTCCTTTAAATTTTACTTTTTCGAATATAATATCATTTATATGCTCTTTATTAAATTTCGTTTTATTAAAATAACAATTTCCTAAAAATACACAACCATTAAAAAATACCTGCTCTTTAAATTCTGTATAATCAAAAATAGCATTCTTTTTAAAAATATACTTTTTAAAATTTGCTTTCTGTTTAAACATAGCTTCAGAAAAATTTAACACATCATAATCATAAGTTAAGATTTCTTCCGCATTGAATTCATTTTCAAACACAAATCCGTTAAATTCACATATCTCTTCTTTATAAAGAGTATCCATCATCAGCTGTATCTCTTCATCAGATTTATTTTCTTTATGAAAGATACAATATCCAGAAGAATCTGCCTCTCTATGACATTTTTTTCTCTCATCTATTTTAGATATCCATTTACAATTCATAAATATCCTCCAGTACAAAACAATTATTACTATTTTGTATTAGTTTGGATATTATTTTATTTTATATACTTAAATAATTACAAAATATATGTTAAATTATTCGTTTTAAACTTTTAATCTGTTTCTTATAAAAAATAATAAATTTTATATATACTTTCATTTCTTTACATATTAAATATGATTCTAAAACTACTTATCATTTTTAAGTAATTTTGTAACTATATTTAACGCTACTAAATCATCCATAAACCCTATTGGAAATACAAAATCTGGAATCACATCTGTCGATATAACAAAGTAAAGTAGCATACTTCCAATCAATAAATATTTCTTTATTGTAAGTCCCTCTGTACAAAAGTCAGCATACATTTCTCTTAATCTATCTGTAAATTGACCTTGTTTTTCAATAGAATCTATTTTTTTATTAAAATTATCAAAAAGTAATTTTTTACCTTCATCTGTTTGGACATATAATTTACACTTACTTAACTCTTTTTCAATATTTCCATTAAAATTCTTATCATTGATTAAGTTTGCAAATCCAAGAACATCATCAAAATTACTAAAATCACTATCCGTATTAAATATTTGATTATTATTGTTTCTAAATTCATATCCTGAAGCTTTTAATAATTCTTCTAGATTAATATTCAAATGTATTGCCATCTTTTCTAAATGATTTATATTTGGTTTTTGTTTATTATTAGCTATACGAGATATAGTAGATTTATCAATTCCACTTTTTTTACTCAATTCCCCCATTGATAATTCTTTTTCTTCTAATAAAATCTTCAACAAATCACCGAAATTCCCAACCTTGTTTTGTTGCTCCATTATTTTCACCTACTTTATTATGATTGGTTTTATATTATTATATAATATGATTTTTTTGTTATTTAGGTGTTGTATGATGTTGAAATTTTATCAACAATCTATTGGATTATCTGTAACAATTTATCCATTTTTACAATACTATAACTAATATAAGTACAAAATTTAAGAGAAAGGATGTTAATCTACTGTGATTGAATCAATTTTATTAGTTACTTCTCTTTGTATAGATGCCTTTGTAACAAGCTTTGGATATGGCGTAAATAAAGTTAAAGTTCCTTTATATTCAAATATAATTATTAGTGTAGTTTGTTCAGCTATTTTGGCAATATCACTTTTTGCAGGTACAATAGTTAGAGACTTCTTACCTCAAAATATAACAATGTTAATATGTTTCTTTATCTTATTTTTATTAGGAAGTACTAGACTAATTGAAAGCTTTTTTAAATCTTATTTTAAGAAAAAATCTATACACTCAAAAGATTATAACTTTAATATGTTAGACCTCAAATTAAATTTTAATGTAAGTATTGAACCTGATACCTTGGATACAAGTAAATCTAAAGTACTTAAATCTGCTGAAGCATTTACACTTGCAATTGCTTTAAGTTTAGATGGATTAGCTATCGGTTTTGGTAGTGGTCTTGTAGGTGTAAATTATATACAAGTTATTCTATTTTCTTTAATATCAAATGTAATTGCAGTATTATTTGGTTGTTTACTAGGAAATATGTTTGTTAAAAATGTAAATTTAAATTTATCTTGGTTAAGTGGTTTAATCTTGTTAGTAATTGGATTTATGAAAATATGTTAATTATGTTAATAAAGAAGCAATCTAAAGATAAAATTTTCTCTTTAGATTGCTTCCTTTTGTGCTTTTTATATTTGTTTTCTATTCTGTCTAATTTCTTTCTGAATCTTTTTAAGAGCTTTCTTCGAACCTCTCTGAATATCTTTTTCTAATTTTCTATCTTCAAAACTAGTAAACAATGTATCCAAATCATATCCTTCTGGATATAATTCTGATGCTTTTATGCTAAGTTGTAATCTTTTTATGTTTACTGAAATAAAATTATCTTTAAATAATACTTCTACATTATTAAACTTGTCTATTGGCTTATATACAACTCCAAAATCATCTTCATCTAATAATTTTACTTTATCCCCTACATTATAATCTGTATAGTTTAAAATGACTTCAGAACTATCTTTATCTTCAACACTAGATTGTAACTTACTTCTTTTAACTAAATCTAAATTGTAGCTTCTATCAATTATATATTCTTTAGCCCTCTCTAAAACTCTATTTTTTATTCCCATTTTTTTAGAAATAAAAAGGGCATTACTATCTTCAGATTTTCCTATAGTTAACTTATACATGGGTTCTAAAGTTTCTTTATCAAACATCATACCAGCATTTTCAAACTCTGGATGCAATGTAGCAAACTTTTTTATCTCTCCATAATGAGTTGATGCTATTGTTATACATCCCATTTTATAAAATTCTTCTAACAATGATATTGCTAATCCAGCTCCTTCATTAGGTTCAGTTCCACTTCCTATTTCATCAAACAGAACAAGAGTGGAATTATTTGATAAATTCATAATCTCTGCAATATTTTTTATGTGTGATGAAAAAGTACTCAAGGCATTTTCAATACTTTGATTATCCCCTATATCTACAAAAACTTTTTCAAATACACTAAATTCACTGCCTTCTTTTGCAGAAATATCAAATCCACATTGAACCATTAAAGTTAATAGTCCAACAGTCTTAAGGGTTACAGTTTTTCCTCCTGCATTAGGACCTGTTATTATAAGACTTCTATAGTTTTTGCCTATTTCAAAATCTAAAGGTACTACATCTCCTGTTAGAAGTGGATGTTTACCTTTAATTATTTTTATATAGCCATTATTATTTATTTTCGGAGTAATTCCTTTTATTTTTTGACTATACTTGGCTTTTGCAAATACCATATCGTATTCAGAAAGTATTTCTATATTTAATTTTATCTGACTTATCTTCTCAAATATAAGTTCTGTTAAATAAGATAATATTTTGTATTCTTCAATAGTTTCATCAGCTTTTAACATAGTTAACTCTGTACTTAAATTTGAAATACTAATAGGTTCAATAAATACAGTATTTCCTTTTGATGATGTATCTAATATAGTACCATCAACTTCATTTTTATAAGAAGATTTAATTGGTATTACATATCTATCATTTCTTTTACTTATTATAAACTCTTGTATATACTTTTTATTTACAGTTGATGTTATAAATTTATTTAATCTATCTTTTATCTTTCCTTCTGTAATTTCTATATTTCGTCTTACTTTTTTTAATTCTTTACTCGCATTAGAATCAACTTTATTAGATTTTATACAGTAATTTATCTCATCTTCTATATTTTTACATTCTGTTATGTTTAAAGCATAAGAACTTAATGTAGGTGAATAAAATTCTTTTTCTAACATAAAAGCTTTCATCTTCCTACAACCTCTTAAAAAATCTTCAATATTTACAAGTTCAATAGGTTCTATTATCATTCCTTTTTCAATTTTATCTATTGTAGAACCTGCATTAAACAACCCTTCAAGTGGTATGTGATTACTATTTTCAATTATCTTTCTAGCTTCTTTATTTTCTGCTAACTTTCTTCTTACTACTCCAATATTGCCACTAGGAGTTAATTTATCTATTAAATTTTTTCCTAGCGAACTTACACAATGTATTTTTATTAATTCTTTAACTTCATTTAGTTGTAATCTTTCAAATGTATTACTATTCATTATTTTTTCTCCTTTATTTATAAGTCATTGTCTTTTAAATCACCATATCATTTACTTTGATAATAGTTATTTTGCGAACAACTTAATAAATAAGGAGTTATTATATATCAAACTCCTTATTTATTAAGAAGTTTAACTCCGGACTCATTAATGTTAGTATTTTTTTCATAAAACACTTCTCCTTTTCTATTCTTATTTAAACACTTATACCAGTGCTTCTAATATTATTCCATAAATTATATATTTGTGTCAATAAAAATAATATCATTAATGTTTTTGTACAGTGAAAATTTTTATAGCGAAAATAAGTTTATACTTTCATTTATATTTTGGAATCACTTATATTGTCATCAATTCATGTATATGCAGTTTCCAATAGAGTCTAACTTTGTAATCATTATATATCAAATAGTTTAGCTCTATAAATTATCATCTCTACAAAATAAAAAAATAGCTAATAATAATAAAACACTTTTAAATGTTCCAAAAAATTAGCTATTTATAATATAATTTTAATCTTTTTTAACTTTAAAAATTATCCTTTATAAGTAATCAATGGCTTCATGGTTGCCACTACTTGAATAAGTTCATATTCTATCAAACTTTCAATAATTTGCTCTATATTTTTATACGCCTCTGGAGCTTCTTGAAATAATAAATTTACATCATTACATAGAATCTGACTTTTAAATTTAGTTTGCTTTATAGTATCTTTATTATACTTATTTTTAAGACGAGATTTACAAATTGAACGAGACCATTTTCTGCCTGCTCCATGTGATAGAGAATATAAAGATATCTCTGTATTTTCAGTAGGCATAACTATATATGATAGACTGCCTCTTGAACCTGGTATAATCACAGCTCCTCTTTCGCTTGAAACAGCACCTTTTCTATGTATAAATTTGTCTTCTCTTTTTTCTATAAAATTATGATTTATAGATAATATTTTTTCAATATCTCCAGATATACCTATTGATTGCATAATTTTTTTACTGATAGCTTCACGATTACGCTCTGCCCAGATTAAAGCATTATCATGACTTTTAATATAATCTACTGCTTTATCACTTTCAACTTCAAGCCCATTTTTATCATAAAATTTTTTTAGAATAGTTTCTCCATAATTTCTTGACCCACAGTGAACTAACATCATAACATCATCAGATGAAAATTTTAACTGTTCAAATTTTTCTTTATTATAAACTTCACTTATACATTGGATTTCTACAAAATGATTTCCACTTCCTATAGTTCCTAGGTTTAAGATTGGGCATTCTTCTTTATATATATTTGTTATTTCTACATCAGACAAGTCTTTAATCTTGCCAAGAGACTTAATCCATCTATCTTTTTTAAATTTCTTTTTTAAAACTCCAGTTTTAAATAAAGTCATTCCACAGCCTATATCATTTCCAATTATATGTGGATAAATAATATTTCTAGTTTCAACTGCTAAACCCACAGGTATTTTACCTGCATGTAAGTCAGGTAATCCTACTACTCTTAAAATTCCATTTAACTTTGAAATATCTTCAAGTTGTTTCCTTGCTATATCTTCAATCCAACATTTATTACTTGCTATAATTGTTATTTTACTCATGTTTTGCTCCTTTTTAGTATGCTCCTGCCTTTAAAAAGTAGCAAAAAGCTGTAACCTTTAGCCACAGCTTTTTTATTCTAAACTGTAAAAGCAGGTGGCTATTTGTTAAAATACTCCTAGACATTTAGTACCTCATTATTTTTTGTTAACATAATAACCACTTCCTTTCATAATTTAAGACTACACTAAAATTTCTATGTATATCATTTATAGACATTGATTTTAAAATACTTAATATACAATTTTTATATTATGGAACTAATAATAATCATCGAAATCATGACTATAGCTAGACCGGCAACAACAAGTTTTTTATGTAATTTTTTTCTCATTTTACTTTTATATTCTTTTTTAACCTGTATAACTTTGTCTTGTTTCTGTTCTTCCTCTTTCTCATCTTCAACTTCTATATATGCTTTTTCATACATTACTTTACTTAAATCAATAATAATATCATTGGCTCTAGTATACTTATTATTTCTTCCAAGAAGCCTTTTTATAACATTTATAAGTTCTGTATTTCCATTAATTGCTTTTATACTATTCCAATCTAATCCCTTATCAATAGATTGTAACATTTTTTCTTCTGAATTTGATTCTCCAAAAGGTAATTTTTTAAATATAGATTCAAATAGAATAAGACCTGTCGCAAAAAAATCACTCTCTTTATCGGTATAATTTATACATAGTTGATGTGGACATAAATATTTTCTGTTCCCATAGCTTCTTGTATTAACCCCATTATTTGCTTTTGTAATTCCAAAATCACAAATTTTGATATTATATTCTGTATCTACTATTATACTACTTGATTTTAAACTACCATGATATGAATGATTCCTATGTATCATTTCTAAAGCTTTTAAAACTTGTATCATTATATTTACGATTGCTTCTAAATGAAGATAATTACCTAAAATTAATTCATCTAATCCGATACCATTAAAGTCTTCACTTACAACATAATACAATGTTGCTTCTTCTGTACAATGAATTCCAACATCTATTATTTTTAGTATATAAGGAGAGTTTATCTCATCTAAAGTAGTACTTTCATCAATTAAATTTGAAACAAAATCCTCACAGATATAATCATTGTGCTTTATGACTTTTATTAGCACATTTTTTTTGTAAAAAACATCTCTAGCCTTATAGATTTTGTTAATTTCTAAAACGTCATCAGAATTTACTACCTCATATCTATTGCCTATAAAATTCAACCATGTCACCTCCTCATACATTTTATATAACTAAATCTATTTACAATTATACCAATATATAGGAATATTTTCTATATATTAATGATTGTAATGTTAAAACAAGAACTATTAATGATAATTTTATACAAAAAAATGATGGTATCTGAAAATGAACTTTTTAGTTCATTAAGCACTCTTTTTTGTATTAAATCAAATATATTTTCATCATTTTAACAATGAAAAAGAGGCTTATCTCTATTTTGATACAGCCTCGTTTTTATATTATAAATATCACTTAAAAAAATTATTTATTTTTTCAGTTCTTTATAAGAACTATTTGATATATGTTCTTTTTTTATGGCCTTTCCACTTGAATCTTTAAATATTCGATATGTAGAATACTTATTTTGCCCAGTTTGTTTTACTTCTATGGATATATTCGGTTTGTCACCAGAATTACCATAGATTACTGATGATACACTTCCTCCACCTGCATAATTTTTAATATATACAGGATGATTATATGGATTTTTAAACTTTAAGTTTAATCCCCCGTCGCTCACAGTAGCATCTCTTCCTCTAGGTACATAAGTAGATGCGGATGAATGGTTTGTAACTTGAGTTATCTCCATCCCTGAAAGAAGAGCAGCATTATAAATTGTTGAAGATGTTTGGCAAACACCTCCTCCTGCTGCTTGTTCTAGCTTACCATAAACTATAACTGGTGCATCTTTATAACCATTTGCTTTATTACTAGGTCCTGTAAGTTTATTATATGAAAATTCTTCACCTGGCATTAATAATACATCACTAGTTTTTCTTGCCGATAAACCTACATTATATGACCTACCTTCTACGGCCTGAGAATAAGTAGTTGAATATTGACCTATAACAGAATTCACAGCTTTTACTTGTTCAGTTGTTATATCTGGTTTTTGAAGATTTACTTTAAGTTCTAAAGATTTATGCTCTTTATTTTTTATCATATCATATATAGATTCTTTATTTGCTGCTAAATCAAACTCTCTTCCCACGACAGAGTCTGTGTAATTCAATCCTCCACTTCCAACACTAATAGATGCATTTTTCATTTTGACATTAATACTGTCTGCTATAGAAGATACTTTAGAACTAAGCTTTGCCTCATCATAACTGGATTCTATTTTTAGAGCTAGTTTATTTATTCTTATATCAATATATTTTTTTAAGTTTTGAAAGTAAGACCCTTTTTTTGTAGTCTCATATGCATTTTTCACAACTTCTTCTGTATTATATCTTAAATCAATATCTTTTGGAGATATCGTATATTTTTTCCCATCATAGCTAAGATTTAAATCTTCTGGAGTATACTTATCTGTTATAGCCTTTAATGCTTCTTGTTTAGTCATATCAGATACATTTACTCCTTCTATATACACATTTTTAGCGATTTTCCCATTATACAGAAATCTGTTGTTAAAAAAATAAGTAAATCCTCCTATAGCTACAACTAAAATTGCTAATACTATTATAATATTTCTCTTTTTTTCTTTTCCTAATCTTGAAACCCTTGTTGCACTTCTGCCCATAACTTCACCTCATTTTAACACTCTTAATTTTGCATGATAGAGTTTCCACTTCAAAACTACTTTAGATTATATTTGAATAGCTTTTTTTAAACAAGGAATTTAATCAAATGTAACTTTATTGTAAATTTATGTTTTATAATTAGTTTTATTTTTGATATTTTTTATTATATTTTCATTATTTCTTAATAAAAAAATTGTTGATTTTATAATAATTAATTTTATTTATGTTGAAATTTAAATGTAACCTATCACAGGATAATGGTCAGACAAGTAAATTTTTTCTACTGTATATCCTTTTATTTCAGTATTTTTATTGACAAAAATGTAATCTATTCTAGAGTTTGATTTTTCAAATGTGGGTAAATAAGACTTGTTTAGTGAAATGGCCATATCATTAAACATACTTAAAAAGACATTTTTCTCATTGAAATCACCACACAAAACAACTGTCCCCACTAATCTGTTTCTATAGTCCATTATTTCGTCCAATTGTTTTGCTCTCTCCTGTCTATCAAGACCCAAGTGAGTATTTATTATATTTATAATTCTTCCATATGCATTTATAGTTATACAAAGTGCTCCCCGTTGCTCTTTTTTACTAGTTAAGAAAAAATGGTTACTGTTTAGCATCTTAAATTTTGTAAATGTACAAATACCATATATCATATTTACTTTTTTTACATTTGTAGCAAAGACACCATCCATATTTAAAACAGCTTTTAAAGCTAGAAATTGAGGATATAATACTTCTTGTAAACAAATTACATCACAATCCAACTGTTTTAAATATAGTCCCATTTTAGTTAGAGTTAATCTATTATTTGAATCCATACCTTTATGAATATTGTAGGTTACTATTTTCATAATAATATCACCTCTTATGCAATATAATACTTATTAAAGTTTAAACTTATTTACTTTTCACTTAAACCATTACTTATCTTATAAAATCAAATACTTATAAACTTTATCACAAAAAAACCTAACTTAAGTATTTATATTCTACATAAGTTAGGTTTTATAAATTATTATAATATTTATTATTTCATCCATTTCTAATGATGATTCTCCTTTTTTATCTTTTTCAATTTGCCTTCACTAACAACAAATAAAAATCCCATCTTCTTGTATATTTCATCCAATTCAATTAAAGTTACTTCACCATTTTTTAAATTTGTTAATGTTATATCTTGTATTCTTCTTGATGGAATTATCATAAGTTATCAACACTCCTTTAAATTCTTTTTAATCTTTATATTTAAATATATTTATGCATTATGATATATATTCATAAATTATTAAAATAAATTCAAAAAACACCCGTTCTGCAAACATTCGTTCTGTATATTTATTATACACCATACAGATGTTCGATTCAATACAAAAATTAAATATATCTCGATTTTGGTAAATTTTACAATATTATACACTAAATATGTCAAAATATCTTCTTGAAATAAATTATCTTGTCAAACAAAAAAAGCCATTTCAATAAAAGCTTATGCTTAAATTAAAATGACTTTTCTTACTTAAATTATTAATTTTATACCATATTTTTATTAAGCTAACATATGTAGTATTTGAGTTACCATAAGAGCACAATAAGTACCTATAATATTTCCTAAAAGCCCCATAAGTACACCTACTGGTATTAATACAGGATTATGAACCCCAGCAATCATAGGAGCTGTTGTTACCCCACCTATATTAGCTATACTTCCTACCTCACAGGTAAATAAATCAAGTTTAAATAGTTTTGCAAGCCCTATAAATGAAATCGCATGTACAAAAACTACTACTAATCCAAACATTATGTAAACAGGTGCTTCTGATAATCCAAAGAAATTTGCTTTACTACCTGTAGCTGCAAGAAGTACATACATAAACACATTTCCTACCAGTGTACTTCCCTTAAGCTTTGATACTTTTGTCATACCTAATAATATTGACACTGTAGATGCAACAAGTACTACCCACATAGTTTCATTAAGTATACCTGAAGTTGGAAGTATTTTAGATACAATTTGTGCGAAAGCTGCAACTCCAAACCCAACAGAAAGTAAAATCATAAGTTCTACAAATGTAGGTGATGTATTGTCACTATTTTCTTTTTCAAGTTTTGATGTAACCTCATCTATAAAACTTGTATCACACTTTGTCCATTTGTTAAATCTAGCTCCAAACTTTACAGACATTAGACAAATAGACATCCATACTGTATATCCTATAGAACCCATAAGTATCGCATAACTAAGACCTTCTTCTGCAACTCCTAGAGCATTAGCTGCTGCAATCATATTTGATGAGCCACCTATCCATGAACCAGATGCTGCTCCAAGAATTTTCCATGAATCTGCACCCATTGAGCCTTTAAAAATTATGAATGCTATAACAAATCCAAGCATAAATGTAAATGTAGCACAGAAAAATGATAGTAACATTTTAGGCCCCATCTTTAATATTTTTCTTAAATCACATTGAATTAATAAGAACACCAACATTAATGGAAGGAAATTTACT of Clostridioides sp. ES-S-0054-01 contains these proteins:
- a CDS encoding D-alanyl-D-alanine carboxypeptidase, producing MKNALKKIIALAMILVFIIPNYSYADEKSVDKYSKTSILIDQETGRVLYSKEPDMKVPLASLSKMMTFLLAIEAIENKEVKETDKIKIDKSIASVKGSSYKLKDGEEVPLIELMRGLMIVSGNDAAIAIAKHICKSKEAFVDRMNKKAKEIGMTNTHFLNPNGLPIYDLSNPKKPAKENISTAKDIAILGKYMFDHYEKQVTAITDMETYTNSDRSFEKSNTNALLRIIPEVDGIKTGYTGNAGYCLSFSMVVNKNEKNEKKRRVIGVVLGTNHKNKRTSASLALLKYGKENFNMKKVIDKDSFIGKKYIKGMKELEVTLKAKDELYTILKDDESIKSEVKIKNIEYPVKKGDTMGTIKYYTNSGDLLGSVDIVSNNNVDNLPLKTKLKMKFAN
- a CDS encoding potassium channel family protein — encoded protein: MNCKWISKIDERKKCHREADSSGYCIFHKENKSDEEIQLMMDTLYKEEICEFNGFVFENEFNAEEILTYDYDVLNFSEAMFKQKANFKKYIFKKNAIFDYTEFKEQVFFNGCVFLGNCYFNKTKFNKEHINDIIFEKVKFKGPDLVVNKVENFPRMDGIIFSMCTKFVLKNVDYEKGEYKHGKINYRIARNQATKIGEYERIGHYYYKERIYSSKIMKRSEYPTFSDYLVEKFFDQIARYTTGYGEKPWKILFIIIAIISIFALLYLFVDIESSNSTLVALNINNISDYSLSEILKMYIDLWYFSMATFSTVGYGDMVATGLIGKVLVGVEVFFGVTIGAIWASVIIKRMLK
- a CDS encoding helix-turn-helix domain-containing protein; translated protein: MEQQNKVGNFGDLLKILLEEKELSMGELSKKSGIDKSTISRIANNKQKPNINHLEKMAIHLNINLEELLKASGYEFRNNNNQIFNTDSDFSNFDDVLGFANLINDKNFNGNIEKELSKCKLYVQTDEGKKLLFDNFNKKIDSIEKQGQFTDRLREMYADFCTEGLTIKKYLLIGSMLLYFVISTDVIPDFVFPIGFMDDLVALNIVTKLLKNDK
- the ytaF gene encoding sporulation membrane protein YtaF; the encoded protein is MIESILLVTSLCIDAFVTSFGYGVNKVKVPLYSNIIISVVCSAILAISLFAGTIVRDFLPQNITMLICFFILFLLGSTRLIESFFKSYFKKKSIHSKDYNFNMLDLKLNFNVSIEPDTLDTSKSKVLKSAEAFTLAIALSLDGLAIGFGSGLVGVNYIQVILFSLISNVIAVLFGCLLGNMFVKNVNLNLSWLSGLILLVIGFMKIC
- a CDS encoding endonuclease MutS2, coding for MNSNTFERLQLNEVKELIKIHCVSSLGKNLIDKLTPSGNIGVVRRKLAENKEARKIIENSNHIPLEGLFNAGSTIDKIEKGMIIEPIELVNIEDFLRGCRKMKAFMLEKEFYSPTLSSYALNITECKNIEDEINYCIKSNKVDSNASKELKKVRRNIEITEGKIKDRLNKFITSTVNKKYIQEFIISKRNDRYVIPIKSSYKNEVDGTILDTSSKGNTVFIEPISISNLSTELTMLKADETIEEYKILSYLTELIFEKISQIKLNIEILSEYDMVFAKAKYSQKIKGITPKINNNGYIKIIKGKHPLLTGDVVPLDFEIGKNYRSLIITGPNAGGKTVTLKTVGLLTLMVQCGFDISAKEGSEFSVFEKVFVDIGDNQSIENALSTFSSHIKNIAEIMNLSNNSTLVLFDEIGSGTEPNEGAGLAISLLEEFYKMGCITIASTHYGEIKKFATLHPEFENAGMMFDKETLEPMYKLTIGKSEDSNALFISKKMGIKNRVLERAKEYIIDRSYNLDLVKRSKLQSSVEDKDSSEVILNYTDYNVGDKVKLLDEDDFGVVYKPIDKFNNVEVLFKDNFISVNIKRLQLSIKASELYPEGYDLDTLFTSFEDRKLEKDIQRGSKKALKKIQKEIRQNRKQI
- a CDS encoding RNA ligase RtcB family protein — protein: MSKITIIASNKCWIEDIARKQLEDISKLNGILRVVGLPDLHAGKIPVGLAVETRNIIYPHIIGNDIGCGMTLFKTGVLKKKFKKDRWIKSLGKIKDLSDVEITNIYKEECPILNLGTIGSGNHFVEIQCISEVYNKEKFEQLKFSSDDVMMLVHCGSRNYGETILKKFYDKNGLEVESDKAVDYIKSHDNALIWAERNREAISKKIMQSIGISGDIEKILSINHNFIEKREDKFIHRKGAVSSERGAVIIPGSRGSLSYIVMPTENTEISLYSLSHGAGRKWSRSICKSRLKNKYNKDTIKQTKFKSQILCNDVNLLFQEAPEAYKNIEQIIESLIEYELIQVVATMKPLITYKG
- a CDS encoding protein kinase, with the translated sequence MYEEVTWLNFIGNRYEVVNSDDVLEINKIYKARDVFYKKNVLIKVIKHNDYICEDFVSNLIDESTTLDEINSPYILKIIDVGIHCTEEATLYYVVSEDFNGIGLDELILGNYLHLEAIVNIMIQVLKALEMIHRNHSYHGSLKSSSIIVDTEYNIKICDFGITKANNGVNTRSYGNRKYLCPHQLCINYTDKESDFFATGLILFESIFKKLPFGESNSEEKMLQSIDKGLDWNSIKAINGNTELINVIKRLLGRNNKYTRANDIIIDLSKVMYEKAYIEVEDEKEEEQKQDKVIQVKKEYKSKMRKKLHKKLVVAGLAIVMISMIIISSII
- a CDS encoding VanW family protein; amino-acid sequence: MGRSATRVSRLGKEKKRNIIIVLAILVVAIGGFTYFFNNRFLYNGKIAKNVYIEGVNVSDMTKQEALKAITDKYTPEDLNLSYDGKKYTISPKDIDLRYNTEEVVKNAYETTKKGSYFQNLKKYIDIRINKLALKIESSYDEAKLSSKVSSIADSINVKMKNASISVGSGGLNYTDSVVGREFDLAANKESIYDMIKNKEHKSLELKVNLQKPDITTEQVKAVNSVIGQYSTTYSQAVEGRSYNVGLSARKTSDVLLMPGEEFSYNKLTGPSNKANGYKDAPVIVYGKLEQAAGGGVCQTSSTIYNAALLSGMEITQVTNHSSASTYVPRGRDATVSDGGLNLKFKNPYNHPVYIKNYAGGGSVSSVIYGNSGDKPNISIEVKQTGQNKYSTYRIFKDSSGKAIKKEHISNSSYKELKK